In Nostoc piscinale CENA21, the genomic stretch AGCTGACTGATGAGCAGTATCGCCGTAAGATGCAGCGCCGTAAAGAAATCCAAGATCGGCGGATAGCACAAGCTGTCCCAGAGAAGGGTTTAATTATTGTTCATACTGGGAACGGTAAAGGCAAAACCACGGCGGCGTTAGGAATGGTGATGCGATCGCTTGGTCATGGCTATAAAGTAGCGATCGTCCAATTCATCAAAGGCGCGTGGGAACCCTCAGAAAAACGAGTGTTCAGTGATTGGGAAGACCAAATTGAGTTTCACGCAATGGGTGAAGGTTTTACCTGGGAAACTCAAGACCGCGATCGCGACCTCGAAAAAGCACAAGCAGCTTGGGAAAAATCTTTAGAATATATCCGTAACCCAGACTTTCATCTGGTGCTGTTAGATGAAATTAATATTGCTTTAAAAATGGCTTATTTACAAATAGAAGAAGTTTTAGCAGGTTTAGCAGAGAAACCGCCTCATAAACACGTAATTCTCACGGGGAGAGGCGCACCCGCAGCTTTAATTGAACGTGCAGACTTAGTAACAGAAATGACATTAATTAAACATCCCTTCCGTGACCAAGGCGTAAAAGCGCAACCAGGAATCGAATTCTAATTAGGTGTGAAACCTGAAGTCTGAAATGTTTTATTACATCAAAAATTTCTTACTTCAGATTTCATACTTCATATTTCTATATTGCATTTTGACACATCTGTAGAATGCGGCGATCGCTAGGACTGATAGATTGAATGGGATGATAATCTTGTAATGCTACAGAGTAAGCATAATTATTGAATTCATCATCAGAAACCGATGGAATTGTACTAGTTGTAGCCACATCTGATGCACTCACTTCATCTGGGGAGCCATTCACAGTCATTGCTAACTCACCAGATTTGTCAATTGTGCCTTGAAAACAACTAAACTCAGAACTAGGCATATATAAAGCACCAACTACTTTAC encodes the following:
- the cobO gene encoding cob(I)yrinic acid a,c-diamide adenosyltransferase, with the translated sequence MSQDTPDELESDKEIERLIDEVMSSSINNDSKLTDEQYRRKMQRRKEIQDRRIAQAVPEKGLIIVHTGNGKGKTTAALGMVMRSLGHGYKVAIVQFIKGAWEPSEKRVFSDWEDQIEFHAMGEGFTWETQDRDRDLEKAQAAWEKSLEYIRNPDFHLVLLDEINIALKMAYLQIEEVLAGLAEKPPHKHVILTGRGAPAALIERADLVTEMTLIKHPFRDQGVKAQPGIEF